The Flavobacteriales bacterium genome contains a region encoding:
- a CDS encoding histidine kinase, whose protein sequence is MRLILVVLLLLPFALQSQERVYRNYTVEDGLPSSEVYFSFIDSKGYIWFATDAGVSRFNGYEFENFGTASGLTDNTIFRITEDAKGRIWFAPFNGRFCYYEKGKITEFIYKKNKKLNGLYVMKSFFVDKDENIWLGTLEDGIYVINKQGIKSVVKERTLNELSMKGVFHTENVSMGTAIPLDIKALYIKENKPQRFRLTIERNNKTIYQDSAVLYDFLKNRHRIKHPGYLLRTFAYTKNSLIFDNYFTEELYLYTIKNDQVLKKVYDFSMFKDKDILYLKHVENFVWVTVREGGVYKFQLLEEDLLLLSHEFPTESISSINFDQEGGTWYTSVNSGVLYIPNHSIIKRALNNKKIFQIETDTVSQTIFINTKDGIYNHKNNRIIENKGYSFGAAKVYFDYEKKALLWGAYAEENTPKMYTYKDKRVGSLPQKFDVSPGFKSVVTDGDTMYLGTHNGVIVLYPEKTYVSNETLEGKIWCTSLMKIDGKLWIGTNTGIKLYRNDKIIDPFPQDSLLKVSITCMERFNDSIVLVGTKGRGVFVFKNETLYGILNDSLGLSSNLIRTIHVDNKRIVWIGTNKGVDRVHYDGQQLLNSFNLNKKNGLVSEEITEIKSIKDSIYIGTAKGLMAVNRKDLRINKLAPILRIKSVLINSKEKPYDSLQLLRYNDNNISIGYEGLNYRSQGTVDYHYRLLGEGLDTTWKVSQARITEYTLLPPGTYSFEVKADNEDGIWSQLEQISFTIHPPFWKTWWFIVSMFLFFGSIVFLIVYNYFKNREKQLQIEKQLVELELKALRSQMNPHFIFNILNSIQHYMLNNNFKETNRYLTQFARLIRTVLNVSEKQYISIGEELEMLRLYMNLEKMRFENGFDYEIIVDEAIDEDYDEIPSMLIQPYVENAIWHGLMNRGTKGKITISIALKEGVLYCTIDDNGVGRAAAAKLKARRKIKSKSVGMRITKDRLNILNEDSNINVIIEDKKDKESLATGTKVTIRVGYTN, encoded by the coding sequence ATGCGTTTAATTCTTGTTGTTCTATTATTACTTCCTTTTGCACTTCAATCGCAAGAACGGGTATATCGTAACTATACTGTAGAAGATGGATTGCCCAGTTCAGAGGTTTATTTTTCATTTATAGACTCTAAAGGCTATATCTGGTTTGCTACAGATGCAGGAGTTAGTCGCTTTAATGGTTACGAATTTGAGAATTTTGGTACAGCAAGCGGTTTAACAGATAATACTATTTTTCGAATAACAGAAGATGCTAAGGGAAGAATATGGTTTGCGCCATTTAATGGACGATTTTGTTATTATGAAAAAGGAAAAATAACAGAGTTTATTTATAAAAAAAACAAGAAGTTAAATGGGTTGTATGTAATGAAATCCTTTTTTGTTGATAAAGATGAAAATATATGGCTAGGAACACTTGAAGATGGAATTTATGTGATTAATAAACAAGGGATAAAATCAGTTGTAAAAGAAAGAACGCTGAATGAACTTTCAATGAAAGGAGTATTTCATACAGAAAATGTTAGTATGGGGACGGCAATACCCTTAGATATAAAAGCCTTGTATATAAAAGAGAATAAACCACAAAGATTTCGATTAACAATAGAAAGAAATAACAAAACGATTTATCAAGATAGTGCCGTTTTATACGATTTCTTGAAAAATAGGCATAGAATCAAACACCCAGGATATCTATTACGAACATTTGCTTACACAAAAAACAGTTTAATTTTTGATAATTATTTTACAGAAGAATTATACCTCTATACAATTAAAAACGATCAAGTTTTAAAGAAAGTATATGATTTTTCTATGTTTAAGGATAAAGATATTTTATACTTAAAACATGTTGAAAATTTTGTTTGGGTAACAGTGCGAGAAGGAGGGGTTTATAAGTTCCAATTGTTAGAAGAAGACCTTCTTTTATTAAGCCATGAGTTTCCTACCGAATCAATTTCATCGATCAACTTTGACCAAGAGGGAGGAACATGGTATACTTCAGTGAATAGTGGGGTTTTATATATTCCTAATCATAGCATAATAAAGCGAGCATTAAACAATAAAAAAATCTTTCAAATTGAAACAGATACCGTTAGTCAAACAATCTTTATTAACACAAAAGATGGAATATATAACCATAAAAATAATAGAATAATAGAAAATAAAGGATACAGTTTTGGTGCTGCAAAGGTTTATTTTGATTACGAGAAAAAAGCTTTACTATGGGGAGCTTATGCAGAGGAAAATACTCCTAAAATGTATACTTATAAAGATAAAAGAGTAGGGTCTTTACCCCAAAAATTTGATGTTTCTCCAGGGTTTAAAAGTGTCGTAACAGATGGCGATACAATGTATCTAGGGACCCATAATGGAGTCATTGTTCTTTATCCTGAAAAGACTTATGTTTCTAATGAAACACTAGAGGGGAAAATATGGTGTACAAGCCTAATGAAAATAGATGGAAAATTATGGATTGGAACGAATACAGGGATTAAATTATATAGAAATGATAAAATAATAGATCCTTTCCCTCAAGATAGTCTATTAAAGGTAAGTATAACGTGTATGGAGCGTTTCAATGATTCTATTGTTTTAGTGGGGACTAAAGGAAGGGGTGTTTTTGTATTTAAGAATGAAACATTATATGGGATATTGAATGATAGCTTAGGTTTATCGAGCAATTTAATTCGAACCATTCATGTCGATAATAAGCGCATAGTTTGGATTGGAACCAATAAAGGGGTAGATCGAGTTCATTATGATGGACAACAATTATTGAATAGCTTTAATTTAAATAAAAAAAATGGGTTAGTATCGGAAGAAATAACTGAGATTAAATCGATAAAAGATTCTATATATATTGGGACAGCTAAAGGGTTGATGGCGGTAAATAGAAAAGATCTTCGTATAAATAAATTAGCCCCAATATTACGAATCAAAAGTGTTTTAATTAATTCTAAAGAGAAACCATACGATAGTTTACAGTTGTTAAGATACAATGATAACAATATATCAATAGGATATGAAGGATTAAACTACAGAAGTCAAGGAACAGTTGACTACCATTATCGATTGTTAGGAGAAGGGCTAGATACCACTTGGAAAGTTTCTCAAGCGCGTATCACAGAATACACATTATTGCCCCCAGGAACCTATAGTTTTGAAGTCAAAGCAGATAATGAAGATGGCATTTGGAGTCAACTGGAGCAAATCTCATTTACAATTCATCCTCCTTTTTGGAAAACGTGGTGGTTTATTGTTTCGATGTTTTTATTCTTTGGGAGTATTGTTTTCTTAATTGTTTACAATTACTTTAAAAATAGAGAGAAACAACTTCAAATAGAGAAACAATTAGTCGAGCTGGAGTTAAAAGCTTTGCGTTCTCAAATGAATCCTCATTTTATTTTTAATATTTTAAATTCAATTCAGCATTACATGTTGAACAATAACTTTAAAGAAACCAATCGTTATTTAACGCAATTTGCAAGGTTAATTCGAACGGTATTGAACGTTTCAGAAAAGCAATATATTTCCATAGGAGAAGAATTAGAGATGCTAAGGTTATACATGAACCTCGAAAAAATGCGTTTTGAAAACGGCTTTGATTATGAAATAATTGTTGATGAAGCTATTGATGAAGATTATGATGAAATCCCCTCAATGTTGATCCAACCTTATGTAGAGAATGCAATATGGCATGGGTTAATGAATAGGGGTACTAAAGGAAAAATAACAATCTCCATAGCGTTAAAAGAAGGAGTTTTGTATTGTACAATAGACGATAATGGAGTTGGTCGAGCAGCCGCAGCAAAATTAAAAGCTCGTCGTAAAATAAAAAGTAAATCAGTAGGGATGCGAATTACCAAAGATCGTTTGAATATCTTAAATGAAGACTCTAATATTAATGTAATTATTGAAGATAAAAAAGACAAAGAAAGTCTTGCTACAGGAACAAAAGTAACGATTAGAGTAGGTTACACCAATTAA
- a CDS encoding LysM peptidoglycan-binding domain-containing protein, with the protein MLSVSNLAQDAVDSVKTDTIIDLTFVDEYDSLLVAHFSQLWEFRNQGSFKLEDESFTDSINETLFEERVNSLRAQTPFDFRYNAPTKAMINLYANKRKRLTAKMLSYKELYFPLFEEYLAKYELPQELKYLPIVESALNPRARSRVGAGGLWQFMPRTGEMYDLTITSYVDKRCDPYLATDAACQYLSFLHEIYHDWNLVLAAYNCGLGTVNKAIRRANGATNYWEIRHLLPKETQNYIPAFTAVNYVMNYYQAHDIEPKEVKFLNLNIDTVHVCKRIEFDVLEEWLGYEQHKLRYLNPMFINHVIPSTKTYYSLCLPRPLIGDFIQLEDSIYKYSSLAYQSYVAHNKLKRIQYTHIIKSGETLASIANKYNCTPEDIKAWNNRTSNKVYRGRKLVVFKETTSLKEVKASNSGAITNAEGTTIYTVKRGDTLWDIAQKYRGVSVNDIKAANGNMSSRLSTGQKIKIPIR; encoded by the coding sequence ATGCTTAGCGTCAGTAATCTTGCTCAAGATGCTGTAGATTCAGTAAAAACGGACACTATTATTGATTTAACTTTTGTTGATGAATACGATAGTTTGTTAGTTGCTCATTTTTCTCAGCTATGGGAGTTTCGAAATCAAGGAAGCTTTAAGCTTGAAGATGAAAGCTTTACTGATTCGATTAATGAGACATTGTTTGAAGAAAGAGTCAATAGCTTAAGAGCACAAACACCATTTGACTTTAGGTATAATGCTCCTACCAAAGCGATGATTAACTTGTATGCTAATAAACGTAAACGACTTACAGCTAAGATGTTGTCGTACAAAGAATTGTATTTCCCTTTATTTGAAGAGTATTTAGCAAAATACGAGTTGCCCCAAGAGTTAAAGTATTTACCAATAGTCGAGTCAGCGCTAAACCCTAGAGCTCGCTCAAGAGTAGGTGCTGGAGGTTTGTGGCAATTTATGCCGCGCACAGGAGAAATGTATGATTTAACCATAACCTCTTATGTAGATAAACGTTGTGATCCTTATTTGGCAACAGATGCCGCTTGCCAATACCTTAGTTTTTTACACGAAATTTATCACGATTGGAATTTGGTTTTAGCAGCTTATAATTGTGGACTAGGAACAGTTAATAAAGCAATAAGAAGAGCAAATGGAGCAACAAATTATTGGGAGATAAGACATTTGTTACCTAAAGAAACACAAAATTATATTCCAGCTTTTACAGCAGTAAATTATGTGATGAATTACTATCAAGCGCATGATATTGAGCCTAAAGAAGTAAAGTTCCTTAATTTAAATATAGACACCGTTCATGTTTGTAAACGAATAGAGTTTGATGTGTTGGAAGAATGGTTAGGATACGAACAGCATAAGTTAAGGTATCTAAATCCGATGTTTATTAATCATGTGATCCCCTCAACCAAAACCTACTATAGCCTATGTTTGCCAAGACCTTTGATCGGTGATTTTATTCAACTTGAGGATTCGATTTACAAGTATTCATCGTTAGCTTATCAAAGTTATGTTGCCCATAATAAACTAAAAAGAATACAGTATACGCATATTATTAAATCAGGTGAAACCTTAGCATCAATAGCGAATAAATATAATTGTACTCCAGAAGATATTAAAGCATGGAATAATCGCACATCCAATAAAGTTTATCGAGGGAGAAAATTAGTTGTTTTTAAGGAAACCACCTCTTTAAAAGAAGTTAAAGCATCTAATTCAGGAGCCATAACAAATGCTGAGGGAACAACCATTTATACGGTGAAAAGAGGCGATACACTTTGGGATATCGCCCAAAAATATAGAGGAGTTTCTGTCAACGATATTAAAGCTGCTAATGGAAATATGTCAAGCAGGTTAAGTACAGGACAAAAAATTAAAATACCAATACGTTAG
- the gatA gene encoding Asp-tRNA(Asn)/Glu-tRNA(Gln) amidotransferase subunit GatA, which yields MKNYTSLSTVRQDLTNGTVSCIDLTKGYIQKIQNSKTNSFLEVFETSALEKAQEVDQKLQNNTAGKLAGMVIGIKDNICYKGHNVSGASKILEGFESIYSATVVERLLAEDAIIIGRLNCDEFAMGGSNENSAYGNVLNPLDHTKVPGGSSGGSAAAVKEGLCLATLGSDTGGSIRQPASFCDIVGYKPTYGRVSRYGLLAYASSFDQIGPLTHNVEDAALIAEVISGQDHYDSTSSSKEVETYSENLDTTKGETLKIAYLNDCLESSGLDAEIKTGTEQLIADLRAQGHTVQGVDFPFLDYVVPNYYILTTAEASSNLSRYDGAHYGYRSPQSKDINSTYVYSRSEGFGQEVKRRIMLGTFVLSAGYYDAYYTKGLKVRRMIKEKTEEIFKEFDFILLPTTPTTAFGIGENIKDPITMYLQDIFTVHANLAGIPAISLPLGKHSNGMPYGIQLMAKSFDDAKLLAFSNEIMENRK from the coding sequence ATGAAAAATTACACTTCATTATCAACTGTTCGTCAAGATTTAACTAATGGAACAGTTTCTTGCATAGACCTTACTAAAGGGTATATTCAAAAGATACAAAATTCTAAAACCAATTCGTTTTTGGAAGTTTTCGAAACATCTGCTCTAGAAAAAGCCCAAGAAGTAGATCAGAAATTGCAAAACAATACTGCTGGAAAATTGGCGGGAATGGTGATTGGAATTAAAGATAATATTTGCTATAAAGGGCACAACGTTTCTGGAGCATCTAAAATCTTAGAAGGATTTGAGTCTATATATAGTGCAACGGTTGTTGAGCGACTATTAGCAGAAGATGCAATTATCATTGGACGATTAAATTGTGATGAATTTGCAATGGGAGGTTCTAATGAAAATAGTGCATATGGAAATGTTTTAAATCCACTAGATCATACAAAAGTCCCAGGAGGGTCATCTGGAGGGTCTGCTGCAGCTGTCAAAGAAGGTTTATGTTTAGCTACCTTAGGTTCAGATACTGGAGGTTCTATTCGTCAACCAGCTTCTTTTTGTGATATTGTAGGATATAAACCTACCTATGGAAGAGTTTCCAGGTATGGTTTATTAGCTTATGCATCAAGTTTCGATCAAATAGGTCCACTAACACACAATGTTGAAGATGCAGCCTTAATAGCTGAAGTAATTTCAGGACAAGATCACTACGATAGTACCTCTTCATCGAAAGAAGTTGAAACGTATTCTGAAAATTTAGATACAACAAAAGGAGAGACTTTAAAAATAGCATACTTAAACGATTGTTTAGAAAGTAGTGGTTTAGATGCTGAGATAAAAACTGGAACAGAACAGCTGATCGCTGATTTAAGAGCGCAAGGACATACCGTACAGGGAGTCGATTTCCCATTTTTAGATTATGTCGTGCCTAATTATTATATATTAACTACTGCTGAAGCTTCTTCTAATCTTTCACGTTATGATGGAGCACATTATGGGTATAGAAGCCCTCAATCTAAAGATATAAACTCTACTTATGTTTATTCTCGTTCAGAAGGTTTTGGACAAGAAGTAAAACGTAGAATTATGTTGGGAACCTTTGTGCTGAGTGCTGGTTATTATGATGCTTATTATACCAAAGGCTTGAAAGTTAGAAGAATGATTAAGGAGAAAACGGAAGAAATTTTCAAAGAATTTGATTTTATTTTATTGCCAACAACTCCAACAACAGCTTTTGGAATAGGTGAAAATATCAAAGATCCAATTACCATGTATCTACAAGATATCTTTACTGTTCATGCAAACCTTGCAGGAATACCTGCAATTTCTCTTCCTTTAGGGAAACATTCTAATGGGATGCCTTATGGAATACAGTTAATGGCAAAATCATTCGATGATGCAAAATTGTTAGCTTTTTCAAATGAAATAATGGAAAATAGAAAATAA
- the tatA gene encoding twin-arginine translocase TatA/TatE family subunit: MQAVIGWPQMVLIAVVVLLLFGGKKIPELMKGLGKGVKEFKDATNGENNDDLDKLEK, encoded by the coding sequence ATGCAAGCAGTAATAGGATGGCCACAAATGGTTTTAATTGCTGTTGTTGTTCTATTATTATTTGGAGGGAAAAAAATTCCTGAGTTGATGAAAGGCTTAGGGAAAGGTGTGAAAGAATTTAAAGACGCTACTAACGGAGAGAATAACGACGATTTAGATAAGCTAGAAAAATAA
- a CDS encoding helix-hairpin-helix domain-containing protein: MLRYLFSYHCLTLFFLLYSLNGFAQKNELSNNAQKNAIIERSVETIAENLEDEDIDFTTLFDLLSAYYENPINLNDKNIKDDLMQTRLLTEFQVNAIIKHVEKNGNLMSIYELQSVDGFDTQTIRNILPFVTVNTELYSPHTNFKDLMENATNTIFLRYSRVLEEQKGYRAVTDQEWLDSENTKYLGSQDKLYMRYRFKYLNNVSIGLTMEKDAGESFWGNERATELFGLQQNKGFDYYSAHFYLKNIGKVKGLAIGDYHMQIGQGLTFWSGLAFGKTVDVMSFKRNAQGIRPYASVDENNFLRGGALTLAPIKNIEITAFGSRKNIDANLLEVADTSLQGLDAISTFTSFQATGNHNTVGTLNDKDLLQETYIGGNVKFVNNNLKVGVTGVHSNYNGNLERNLAPYSQFQFNSNQNNVIGADYSYIYKNFNVYGELSRSENGGTAMLHGILASLDPKLSASILYRNYGKDYQSVRSMAFAESSANVNEKGLIIGLEAKPNLKWTINAYMDQFKFPWMRYLTDMPNTFGYDGLLQVKYKHSKKLELYGRIRNRVKPKNTEEDVNDITPVVSEDMWNYRFNVNYKISETIQLKNRVEFRTYKRGNSPQETGYLIYQDIAYKPLSSPFSFTFRYALFEMDSYDARIYAYESNVLYAYSIPAYYNRGTRVQLTTRYRIRKGIDVWLRWAQWYYNDVETIGTGLEEINGNTKTQVTAQVRFKF; encoded by the coding sequence GTGCTACGTTATCTCTTTTCATATCATTGCTTAACGCTATTCTTTTTATTGTATAGTCTTAATGGTTTTGCTCAAAAAAATGAACTCAGTAATAATGCTCAAAAAAATGCGATCATTGAACGAAGTGTAGAAACTATTGCTGAAAACTTAGAGGATGAAGATATTGACTTTACAACACTTTTTGACTTATTAAGTGCTTACTATGAAAATCCAATTAACCTTAACGACAAAAACATTAAAGATGACTTAATGCAAACAAGGTTATTAACCGAATTTCAGGTTAACGCAATAATAAAACACGTCGAAAAAAACGGAAATTTAATGTCTATTTACGAGCTACAATCTGTAGATGGTTTTGACACGCAGACTATTCGTAATATCTTACCTTTTGTTACCGTGAATACTGAGTTGTATTCTCCACATACCAACTTTAAAGACTTAATGGAGAATGCCACAAATACTATTTTCTTACGTTACTCAAGAGTTTTAGAAGAACAAAAAGGCTATAGAGCTGTTACCGATCAAGAATGGCTAGATAGTGAAAACACAAAATACCTAGGTAGCCAAGATAAATTATACATGCGCTATCGCTTTAAGTACCTAAACAATGTCAGTATTGGATTAACCATGGAAAAAGATGCAGGAGAATCTTTTTGGGGTAATGAGCGCGCTACAGAACTCTTTGGACTCCAACAAAACAAAGGGTTTGATTATTACTCTGCTCACTTTTATTTAAAAAACATTGGAAAAGTAAAAGGGCTTGCTATTGGTGACTACCACATGCAAATTGGTCAAGGACTCACATTTTGGAGTGGTTTGGCTTTTGGAAAAACTGTAGATGTTATGAGCTTTAAACGAAATGCTCAAGGCATTCGCCCCTACGCTTCGGTTGATGAAAACAACTTTTTAAGAGGTGGGGCATTAACTTTGGCTCCAATAAAAAACATAGAAATTACGGCATTTGGATCACGTAAGAATATTGATGCTAACCTACTTGAAGTAGCTGACACCTCTTTACAAGGATTAGACGCTATTAGTACTTTCACTTCTTTTCAAGCAACAGGTAACCACAATACAGTAGGGACATTAAACGATAAAGATTTACTTCAGGAAACTTATATAGGAGGTAATGTAAAATTCGTTAATAACAACTTAAAAGTGGGGGTAACAGGTGTACATTCTAATTATAATGGGAACCTTGAACGAAACTTAGCTCCATATAGCCAGTTTCAATTTAATAGCAACCAAAATAACGTTATAGGAGCCGATTATAGCTATATCTATAAAAACTTTAATGTTTATGGTGAACTTTCTAGAAGTGAAAATGGAGGAACAGCAATGCTGCATGGAATTTTAGCTTCTTTAGACCCTAAGCTTTCTGCCTCTATTCTTTATCGTAACTATGGAAAGGATTACCAATCTGTAAGAAGTATGGCTTTTGCTGAAAGTAGCGCTAATGTAAACGAAAAGGGGCTGATTATTGGTTTGGAGGCTAAACCTAATTTAAAATGGACCATCAATGCCTACATGGATCAATTTAAGTTCCCGTGGATGCGTTATTTAACAGACATGCCTAACACTTTTGGTTACGATGGTTTATTGCAAGTAAAGTATAAACACTCCAAAAAGCTAGAACTTTACGGTAGAATAAGAAACCGAGTAAAACCTAAAAACACTGAAGAAGACGTTAATGACATTACTCCTGTTGTTTCTGAAGACATGTGGAATTACCGTTTCAACGTAAATTACAAAATATCAGAAACTATACAATTAAAAAACAGGGTTGAATTCCGCACCTATAAACGAGGAAACAGCCCACAAGAAACGGGCTACTTAATCTATCAAGACATTGCATACAAACCACTTTCTAGTCCTTTCTCTTTTACTTTTAGGTATGCTTTGTTTGAAATGGATTCTTATGACGCTAGAATTTACGCCTATGAAAGTAATGTCTTATACGCTTATTCTATTCCTGCCTATTACAATAGGGGGACTAGAGTTCAACTTACAACAAGATATAGAATTAGAAAAGGGATAGACGTTTGGTTACGATGGGCACAGTGGTATTATAACGATGTAGAAACAATAGGAACAGGCCTAGAAGAAATTAATGGCAACACTAAAACTCAAGTAACTGCTCAAGTGAGGTTTAAATTTTAA
- a CDS encoding calcium/sodium antiporter, which produces MGILFLVLGLVILVVGGELLVKGAVTIANNFKISPLVIGMTIVSFGTSAPELLVSLQAALDGNPSISIGNVVGSNIANLALVLSITVLIFPIIAERQTKIVDWPMMMLATLLFVVFSLDNQIVWWEGAILFGILVSFTFLLIRNSRKQNKKVEDDELETKGSTFIGIALLLGGLIGLYFGSEWFVSGAVTIAKYFDLSDRVIGVTVVAFGTSAPELVASTVAAYRQQTDISVGNLIGSNLFNIMAVLGITSMVTPISVEQSVLSFDMFWVVGIALAMLPILFIGKKIGRIKGVLLLGSYVSYILIVLGRA; this is translated from the coding sequence ATGGGGATTTTGTTTTTAGTTCTTGGGTTGGTGATTTTAGTAGTTGGTGGCGAATTGTTGGTAAAAGGAGCAGTAACCATAGCTAATAACTTTAAAATTTCACCCTTGGTCATTGGAATGACGATTGTCTCATTTGGAACATCTGCACCTGAACTGTTAGTGAGCTTACAAGCTGCCTTGGATGGAAATCCATCAATTTCAATAGGAAATGTAGTAGGGTCGAACATTGCAAATTTGGCACTAGTGTTGTCGATTACAGTACTAATTTTTCCAATTATTGCTGAACGTCAAACGAAAATCGTTGACTGGCCAATGATGATGCTAGCTACCTTATTGTTTGTGGTATTTTCTTTGGATAATCAAATTGTTTGGTGGGAAGGCGCAATCTTATTTGGTATACTGGTTTCTTTTACTTTTTTATTAATTCGTAATTCAAGAAAGCAAAATAAAAAAGTAGAAGATGATGAGCTAGAAACAAAAGGCTCTACATTTATTGGAATCGCTCTGTTGTTAGGTGGGCTTATCGGTTTGTATTTTGGTTCAGAGTGGTTTGTTAGTGGTGCAGTAACAATCGCTAAATATTTTGATTTAAGTGATCGAGTTATTGGTGTTACAGTCGTAGCTTTTGGAACTTCTGCACCAGAACTAGTGGCTTCAACAGTAGCAGCTTACCGTCAACAAACAGATATTTCTGTCGGAAATCTGATAGGGTCCAATTTGTTCAATATTATGGCTGTTCTGGGAATTACGAGTATGGTTACTCCAATATCAGTTGAACAATCAGTATTATCTTTTGATATGTTCTGGGTTGTTGGAATAGCGTTAGCGATGTTGCCCATCTTATTTATTGGTAAAAAGATTGGTAGAATAAAAGGAGTGTTACTCTTGGGGAGCTATGTTTCTTATATTCTTATCGTTTTAGGCAGGGCTTAA
- a CDS encoding twin-arginine translocase TatA/TatE family subunit — protein MKFLFLDSISTGEVVVILLFILIFFGADSIPKIARTLGRTIRQVKDATQDIQREIKDSVKDSAGNFQGIEQSVKQTFDETKKSVSSNLSEIEKPLKDIKIDD, from the coding sequence ATGAAGTTTTTATTCTTAGATAGCATAAGTACAGGAGAGGTCGTAGTTATCTTACTGTTTATCCTGATTTTTTTTGGTGCCGATAGTATTCCTAAAATCGCTAGAACTTTAGGGCGAACAATTCGACAGGTAAAAGATGCTACACAAGATATTCAAAGAGAAATAAAAGATTCTGTAAAAGATTCGGCGGGAAATTTTCAAGGAATAGAACAGTCTGTAAAACAAACGTTTGATGAAACTAAAAAGTCGGTTTCAAGCAACCTGTCTGAAATAGAAAAACCATTAAAAGATATTAAAATAGACGACTAA